A genomic stretch from Limanda limanda chromosome 11, fLimLim1.1, whole genome shotgun sequence includes:
- the nrsn1 gene encoding neurensin-1 — MTSCPEICGSEYGEQVQANGNCQQYGVRSYLHQFYEECTASIWERDEDFQIQRSPSRWSSLLWKVCLVFGSLILVSGFIIVLVGYTTPTRIEAFGEDDLLFVDSHAVSFNRALDVCKLTGAVLFCVGGTSMAVGLLLSAFAKSYSKEELYLQQKFKERLADLHATVGTPIMRAPTPGEGKVPVTLSKVQNIQPANSKSDT, encoded by the exons ATGACTTCTTGCCCAGAGATCTGTGGGTCGGAGTACGGAGAGCAAGTTCAAGCCAATGGGAACTGCCAGCAGTATGGAGTCCGCTCCTACCTACACCAG TTTTATGAGGAGTGCACAGCTTCTATTTGGGAACGCGATGAAGATTTTCAGATTCAGAGATCACCTAGCAGGTGGAGCTCTTTACTCTGGAAG GTCTGTCTCGTGTTCGGCTCCCTAATCTTGGTGTCAGGCTTCATCATTGTTTTGGTGGGGTACACCACTCCAACCAGGATTGAGGCATTTGGAGAGGATGATCTACTTTTTGTTGACAG CCATGCTGTCAGTTTCAACCGCGCCCTAGACGTCTGCAAGCTGACGGGTGCCGTGTTGTTCTGTGTGGGCGGCACCTCCATGGCTGTGGGCCTCCTGTTGTCAGCCTTTGCCAAAAGCTATTCCAAAGAAGAATTGTATCTGCAGCAAAAGTTCAAGGAGAGGTTGGCAGATCTGCACGCAACAGTTG GTACCCCCATAATGAGAGCACCCACCCCCGGGGAGGGAAAAGTGCCAGTCACGCTTTCCAAAGTCCAGAACATCCAGCCAGCAAACTCAAAGTCGGACACCTGA